In Nerophis ophidion isolate RoL-2023_Sa linkage group LG02, RoL_Noph_v1.0, whole genome shotgun sequence, one DNA window encodes the following:
- the LOC133548246 gene encoding potassium voltage-gated channel subfamily A member 3-like gives MTAEKVRAGPHQPGGCERVVINISGLRFETQLRTFNLFPDTLLGDPGRRMRYFDPLRNEYFFDRNRASFDAILHYYQSGGRIRRPANVPIDVFSEEIIFYQLGQDAMERFREDEGFLGEDERVLPDRDFQRQIWLLFEYPESSGPARGIAIVSVLVILISIVIFCMETLPEFRDERDPRNASGTLDAPSPFTDPFFVIETLCVVWFSLELLVRFSACPSKTRFCRDLMNVIDVVAIVPYFVTLATELAETGSGGGQQAMSLAILRVVRLVRVFRIFKLSRHSKGLQILGQTLKASMRELGLLIFFLFIGVILFSSAVYFAEADEPTSSFSSIPDAFWWAVVTMTTVGYGDMHPVTVGGKVVGSLCAIAGVLTIALPVPVIVSNFNYFYHRETDADELTRQADVSAREPGEELPGSRASSCAPNQEDLAGDVRAHNCVSVAKVFTDV, from the coding sequence ATGACGGCGGAGAAGGTACGCGCGGGTCCGCACCAGCCGGGCGGCTGCGAGCGCGTCGTCATCAACATCTCGGGCTTGCGCTTCGAGACGCAGCTGAGAACCTTTAACCTGTTCCCGGACACGCTCCTGGGCGACCCCGGCCGCAGGATGCGCTACTTCGACCCGCTGAGGAACGAGTACTTCTTCGACCGGAACCGAGCCAGCTTCGACGCCATCCTGCACTACTACCAGTCCGGGGGGCGCATACGCAGACCCGCCAACGTGCCCATCGACGTCTTCTCCGAGGAGATCATCTTCTACCAGCTGGGCCAGGACGCCATGGAGAGATTCCGCGAGGACGAAGGTTTCCTCGGGGAGGACGAGCGCGTCCTGCCGGACCGAGACTTCCAGAGGCAGATCTGGCTCCTGTTCGAGTACCCGGAGAGCTCGGGTCCGGCCCGGGGCATCGCCATCGTGTCGGTGCTGGTCATCCTCATCTCCATCGTCATCTTCTGCATGGAGACCCTGCCGGAGTTCCGCGACGAGCGGGACCCGCGGAACGCCAGCGGAACCCTGGACGCACCGAGTCCCTTCACGGACCCCTTCTTCGTCATCGAGACCCTATGCGTCGTCTGGTTCTCCTTGGAGCTGCTGGTGCGCTTCTCGGCCTGCCCCAGCAAGACGCGCTTCTGCAGGGACCTGATGAACGTCATCGACGTGGTGGCCATCGTCCCCTACTTCGTCACGCTGGCCACCGAGCTGGCGGAGACCGGGAGCGGCGGGGGTCAGCAGGCCATGTCCCTGGCCATCCTCAGGGTCGTCCGCCTAGTGCGGGTCTTCCGCATCTTCAAGCTCTCGCGTCACTCCAAGGGGCTCCAGATCCTGGGCCAGACCCTCAAGGCCAGCATGCGAGAACTGGGCCTGctcatcttcttcctcttcattGGGGTCATCCTCTTCTCCAGCGCCGTCTACTTCGCCGAGGCGGACGAGCCCACCTCCAGCTTCAGCAGCATCCCGGACGCCTTCTGGTGGGCGGTGGTCACCATGACGACGGTGGGCTACGGCGACATGCACCCGGTGACCGTCGGCGGCAAGGTGGTGGGCTCTCTGTGCGCCATCGCCGGCGTGCTGACAATCGCCCTGCCGGTGCCCGTCATCGTCTCCAACTTCAACTACTTCTACCACCGCGAGACGGACGCCGACGAGCTGACCCGCCAGGCCGACGTCAGCGCTCGGGAGCCCGGGGAGGAGCTGCCGGGGTCGCGCGCCTCCAGCTGCGCCCCCAACCAGGAGGACTTGGCCGGCGACGTGCGCGCACACAACTGCGTCAGCGTGGCCAAGGTCTTCACGGACGTGTAA